One region of Salvia miltiorrhiza cultivar Shanhuang (shh) chromosome 3, IMPLAD_Smil_shh, whole genome shotgun sequence genomic DNA includes:
- the LOC131014320 gene encoding uncharacterized protein LOC131014320 gives MKNSLMLAKLLPTMLVLQLCGYVVCKECTNTPTQSHTLRYQLLTSKNETWKHEVLSHDHHLTPTDDAVWSSLFPRKMLREEDEHTWAMMYRKIKNSGGAKGLLNEVSLHDVRLDPNSLHGKAQQTNLDYLLILDVDSLLWSFRKTAGLDAPGKPYGGWESPDMELRGHFVGHYLSACAQMWASTHNESLKQKMDAVVSALSACQQKMGTGYLSAFPSEFFDRFEAIKYVWAPYYTIHKILAGLLDQYTLGCNEQALKMAIWMVEYFYNRVQNVIAKYTIERHWTSLNEETGGMNDALYKLYSITGDQKHLTLGHLFDKPCFLGMLAIKADSLSGFHANTHIPVVIGSQMRYELTGDPLYKEIGRFFMDTINSSHSYATGGTSVSEFWSDPKRLADTLQKETEESCTTYNMLKVSRNLFRWTKEMAYADYYERALTNGVLSIQRGTEPGVMIYMLPLGPGASKALTFHKWGTKYDSFWCCYGTGIESFSKLGDSIYFEEEGNSPALYIIQYISSSLNWRSGKLTLNQKVEQVVSWDPRLQITFTFTSSEEQTANGTSTLNFRIPLWTNSKGAKAMLNGQNLPLPSPGSFLSVSRNWSPGDKITFELPISLRTEAIKDDRQGYSSLQAIFYGPYLLAGLSQGDWDINAKSATAFADWLTPIPSEYNSQLISLSQGPDAAILFVSNSNNTINMANVPLRGTNAAVSSTFRFILKDGALGNFTTRSDAIDKLVVLEPFDLPGMAVMHHGEGKALRVAHSAEGDGAVFRLVAGLDGKDSSVSMESKDQKGCFVCSGADKSVKLSCRSSGSPDDGLFKQAASFTMRQGFNQYHPISFVAKGMQRNFLLSPLLSLMDESYTVYFNIHS, from the exons ATGAAGAATTCATTGATGCTTGCTAAACTGTTACCGACGATGCTTGTACTGCAACTATGCGGATACGTCGTGTGCAAAGAGTGCACCAACACTCCAACTCAATCGCACACTCTGAGATACCAGCTGCTGACATCCAAGAACGAGACGTGGAAACACGAGGTGCTCTCACACGACCATCACCTCACGCCCACCGATGATGCCGTGTGGTCGAGCTTGTTTCCCAGGAAGATGCTGCGAGAGGAGGACGAGCACACTTGGGCCATGATGTATCGCAAAATCAAGAACTCCGGCGGAGCCAAAGGCTTGCTCAATGAGGTGTCGTTGCACGATGTGAGATTGGACCCCAATTCCTTACATGGGAAGGCTCAACAGACTAATCTAGACTACTTGCTCATCTTGGATGTCGATAGCCTGCTCTGGAGTTTTCGCAAGACTGCAGGTTTGGACGCTCCCGGCAAGCCCTACGGCGGCTGGGAATCGCCGGACATGGAGCTTCGCGGCCACTTTGTCG GACACTATTTGAGCGCGTGTGCACAAATGTGGGCTAGTACTCACAATGAGAGCCTCAAGCAGAAAATGGATGCCGTAGTTTCTGCTCTATCAGCATGTCAGCAGAAAATGGGAACAGGGTATCTTTCTGCTTTCCCCTCGGAGTTCTTCGACCGTTTTGAAGCTATAAAATACGTTTGGGCGCCGTATTACACCATCCACAAG ATATTGGCAGGGCTTTTGGATCAGTACACTCTGGGTTGCAATGAACAAGCTTTGAAGATGGCTATATGGATGGTTGAGTACTTCTACAACCGGGTGCAGAATGTGATAGCCAAGTACACAATCGAGAGGCATTGGACGTCGTTGAATGAAGAAACTGGAGGCATGAACGATGCTCTATACAAATTGTACAGCATAACT GGTGATCAGAAGCACTTGACATTAGGCCATCTGTTTGATAAGCCATGCTTTCTAGGAATGCTAGCTATTAAG GCTGATAGCTTATCTGGTTTTCATGCCAACACTCACATTCCCGTGGTTATTGGATCTCAAATGCGGTATGAACTCACAGGCGATCCATTATATAAG GAAATAGGAAGATTCTTCATGGATACTATTAACTCCTCTCATAGCTACGCCACGGGAGGAACATCTGTGAGCGAGTTCTG GTCTGATCCAAAGCGTCTAGCTGATACACTGCAGAAGGAGACTGAGGAGTCTTGCACGACTTACAACATGCTGAAG GTTTCGCGGAACCTGTTCAGATGGACGAAGGAGATGGCGTATGCAGATTACTACGAGCGAGCTCTAACTAATGGTGTGTTGAGCATCCAAAGAGGAACTGAGCCTGGGGTCATGATCTACATGCTACCCTTAGGCCCTGGTGCTTCCAAGGCCCTCACCTTCCACAAGTGGGGAACGAAATACGACTCTTTCTGGTGCTGCTACGGCACAG GAATTGAATCATTCTCAAAATTGGGAGATTCAATATACTTCGAAGAGGAAGGAAATAGTCCAGCTCTTTACATAATACAATACATAAGTAGCTCTCTCAACTGGAGATCGGGAAAACTCACCCTCAACCAGAAAGTAGAGCAAGTTGTTTCGTGGGATCCACGCCTTCAAATCACGTTTACTTTCACCTCATCAGAAGAG CAAACAGCAAATGGAACATCTACTTTGAACTTCAGAATACCTCTCTGGACAAATTCTAAAGGCGCAAAGGCAATGCTCAACGGCCAAAATCTGCCCCTACCATCCCCTG GCAGTTTTCTATCAGTCTCAAGAAACTGGAGCCCTGGTGACAAAATTACTTTCGAGCTGCCTATAAGTCTAAGGACAGAGGCAATCAAAG ATGACAGGCAAGGATACTCTTCGCTTCAGGCAATATTCTACGGCCCCTACCTCCTTGCCGGCCTTTCTCAGGGCGACTGGGACATTAATGCAAAATCGGCCACTGCATTTGCAGACTGGCTCACTCCGATCCCATCTGAGTACAACTCTCAATTGATATCTCTGTCTCAAGGACCCGATGCAGCGATACTCTTTGTCTCAAACTCAAACAACACGATAAATATGGCAAACGTGCCTCTCAGAGGAACCAATGCTGCTGTAAGCTCAACTTTTCGCTTCATTTTGAAAGATGGTGCTCTTGGAAACTTTACAACGCGATCAGATGCTATTGACAAACTAGTTGTGCTAGAGCCGTTTGATCTTCCTGGCATGGCTGTCATGCATCATGGAGAGGGGAAGGCTCTACGAGTAGCACATTCAGCTGAGGGTGATGGAGCTGTGTTTCGCCTCGTTGCTGGACTTGATGGGAAAGATTCAAGTGTCTCCATGGAGTCTAAGGATCAGAAAGGTTGCTTCGTTTGCAGCGGCGCTGACAAGAGCGTCAAGCTCAGCTGCAGAAGCTCTGGATCACCAGATGATGGATTGTTCAAACAGGCTGCAAGTTTCACTATGAGACAAGGATTCAATCAGTATCATCCTATCAGTTTTGTGGCAAAAGGGATGCAAAGGAATTTCCTTCTGTCTCCATTACTTAGCCTTATGGATGAATCTTACACAGTTTACTTTAATATACATTCATGA